The stretch of DNA TGTGATTGATCCCTTAAATCTGCAGGCTTGTGAATTAACATTTTATCCTAATTAAGTCATTATTTATGCTAATTTGGGTTATttctgggtggcacggtggcgcagcaggtagtgtcgctgtcacacagctcctgggacctggagttgtgggtttgagccccgctccaggtgactgtccatgaggagtttgatgtgttctccctgtgtctgcgtgggtttcctccgggtgctccagtttcctcccaccgtccaaaaacacacattggtaggtggattggtgactcaaaaatgtctgtaggtgtgagtgaatatgtgactgtgtgtcgtCCTGCGAAGGAcgggcgccccctctagggtgtgttcccaccttgcacccagtgattccgggtaggctccggacacaccgtgaccctgaattggaaaatcGGTTACAAATGAATGTGTTATTTTGAAACTACACAGTAACTTCACTAGTGTTAACAGTGTAAACAAGTCCTAGGCTTAAAGGGGTTAAACATTTTAATCTAAAAttgctcagaaaaaaaatacctgCATTGTTTCTGTATTAAAGTCACATATTTGTTGAACTATGTGAGCAGATATGGCTTACTGTATGAGGTTACTGAAACTATGAATAAACAGACTGTTATGCTGTTAACTACACACAATTTATCAAATGAGTGGTGCAATTTAGCTTAATTTATTACATTGTGTTTTAAGCAATGGAATTACAATCCCAGAGAATGTTTTCCGAGCAGATGAAAGAATCTCTCCAGCCTATTAGATCTAACTTTGTTCTGTTGGAAGGCTCTGTTTTAGACTTTGTAATTGAAAGCATATTTATATTACTTCTAGAGTCTGGGAACTCTTACCGTAAGTGGTTCACAAGAGATATCCCCCCAAAATTAATCCCCAAGCCTGAGTGAGTCAAAACTCTGAAATGTAATTCTCCACATAAAAAGATTTAAAAGGAGTAAAATTATATGTTTTACAGTCTTTCACTCAATCACATATGAGCCTCTAAAAATTGAGGGCACAAAGTTTGACATTAGATGGAACACTGTGTGGTGGTGAAAACTGAAGCCTAATGGGCTGGCACTCCGTCAGTAGCCATTTGGATTGAGCTGCATTCTTGCTTTTGTCGTTAAATGCCATCGTAATTTCTTCCACTCTGAATATCAGCCAAACCAAGTGTCTGCTAAACACTGCTCTGTGTTCCTGGCACCTGTGGTCCATTTCACAGGTGGCAAATAAAAAGTGGAGGTCCCTCATGACTTGCCCAGTGGTGTCAGAAATAGTAACTGTCCTGTGAAGACCTTCCCTGCTTTAGAGTAAACAGGCCTCTGTGTAATGTGCAGGTTTGGATGTTATCTTAAAAAGAAAGTAATTAAAATATGGAAAAATCAGGATTACTGAAGACATCTCTAGTTCCTTTTCAGTCACtgcattttaatattgtttacaaGTGCACCATATATTCAGTGGAACTGATAACAAggatatatgtttaatgttatggctaactAGTGAGTATATAGTACACTGACTGTAGAGGAAAGTGGCATTTATGTTATGTCTGATCAGTGTAATATATTGAGTagtttgctgcataaaatttgTTTGAACAAATCCAAATAAATGCTGTGAATTCTGGGCAAGCTCTGCTGCTGAAGTCTGTTTATGTTCACTCAATGCTTTGTATTTCCAAGGAAGATCAAATTTCACTCTCAGCAAAACACTAATGAGACTGTCATTACGATGGCATTCATGTAAAAAGAAATGGTGAAAGCAAATCCAAGACCGATTAAAGAGAAACGTCACCCCAAGACACTTTTCCCTCATTAATCACTGaattgtaataaaatacaaGAATCTTACTTAAAATTTCCAAACAGAAACATGTTTGTGGTCTGCTCAACCTCTGCAGGGCCCCTCAGGTTCTTTTGTGTTACAGGGGCATATGTGTCTCTGTATTAAATAAGGAGGACACATCACTGCATGCAAATTATCTAGCGTCCCTGTTCCTGATGATGCTGTATTTGCTCTGTTATATGTATTGGAGGACAGCATCCACTATCTTGGCACTACTCTCTTTGTCACTGCATTCTGCTGCACTGTACTACCCTGCTAGCCACATTAATCTTTATGATTTTTGTAcaaatgtacaatgaaatttggcctctgcatttaacccatccattgtagtgaacacacacacacacacaacctggaGAAGTGGACAACCATCCTATGGGGAGAATTTGGGGTTAAGGGGCACTTTAgacatggatgttcctgccggtCGAGCCAGCAACctgtcctctaaccattaggccacagctgctctcattaggccatggctgcccccttGTTTATCTGTTATGAAACAGACAAATAATGATGCAGCAGAACTCCACCTGAATCTCTATCCCCCTCGCAGTTTATACGTTCAACCAGGTGCAGACGTATTTGAATCTAGCAATTGTAGTTACTTTTAAAACAGCTCTACGTCGAATGAAATGATGCACAGAAAAGCTACTTGAGGGCAAATATTGACCCCTTGGGGGCAATCTTCAGCTTGCTAAACATACATGAATGAAAGGGTAAAATACCAGGTCCTTCAATTGTTTTGCattgaggaagaaaaaaaaagagagaaaatagaaCCAAAAGTAGTTAAACTATTTCTCAATAATTGCTGATATCCCCTTATAGTTTATCGGCTAGCTCAAGGCCTGACTGCACTATGCTGTTATCTCTCCACAGCCCCAGGTTTGTTGTCAACAGTGTAATGGGACATGCCAGTGCCCCCTCTCTGAGCCAATCTGCTCTAAAGATGTCCCACTAGTACTGGATGGTTGTGGGTGCTGTCGGGTTTGTGCAAGACAGAAAGGAGAGTCCTGCAGTGAAGTGCTAATTTGTGACAAGAAGCATGGCCTGCAATGTGATTACAGTGCCAGCTTCCCAGGAGAACCCGGAGAGTGTGTCCGTGAGTAACCAAGGGTTTATTTTCCCTCCAATAAGAACAGCTCATCATGTCCCAAACAAGGTCTAAcaaaatattacacacacacacacacacacacacacataagcataACACAGAAAGTatggaaatttgtgtttggcagattatttattttgtaacaatgcttcttggaaATAAGTCTTATACctttggaaagcctgttaatttcccttttaaatggtgccacatttgtaagaaacatgcatttgtgggatgagcagtagagctgagtatgtgggttgcccccatgaaaaatttgccaaatcctctctgccagtgCCAAAGagctcagctctactgctcattcTACAAGTGCATGTTCCTTACCAATGAGGCcatttaaaagtgaaattaaCAGACTTTCCAATAGTATAAGATTTTCTGCCAAGCAAGGAATTTTCATGACTGCATTTGTTGCACAGACGCCATCGAATCACGGCACCATGCTGCGATTCACGAAGCTCCTGAGAGCAACCAAGTTTTTCACAAAcatttgtagaagcagtctgcatgcctaggtgcttagGTTTTATACACATGTGGCTGTGGAAGTGaatggaacacctgaattctaTGATTTGGCTGAGTGAGtttttttggcaatatagtgcaGCAACTCAAAGAATTGTTACTGAGGAACAGTAATGTGGTCATTTTGTATTTGGACAAGCTTAGCTCATTATTTCACCACCGAGATGGGCTATGACCAGTGATGTGGCTTTATTGAACCCCCCTCTGTTTGGCCTATGTGGTCTTAAATTTGAAAGTCCATCCACTGTAAATTTGTTTCTAAGTGGTAAAGAGTAGCTGATGTTCTACAAATAAGTCATAattttcactggacagtgacaggatttaaaaaaaataatttatgtttttattgtagTCCTCTTTGCTAATGGCTTCATCTCTGCACAGGTGAGGAAGAGTTGGGCTGTGAGCTGAACGGCATCTCATATCAGGATGGAGAGGTTTTCCAGCCATCCTGTGCCACTCGGTGCCGCTGTGTAGCTGGAGGAGTGACCTGTATTCCCCTCTGCAAGGATGACATTCGTTTGCCCACCTCAGACTGCCCTCACCCTCAGAGAGTACAGCTGCCAGGAAAATGCTGCAAGGAGTGGGTATGTGACCACATGGACAACAGCCTGTTTCAGGATCCACAAACAGGTAAACAaggaaataaaatcatatttacaCTCTATTGATTCTATTAAGCCTAAATGCAACCCATCAACagagacatgtttggtgtctgaggatgtgtctgtaatcgcttatacagttcagtgTCACAGAGGGTCtcgagcctacccagaatcactgggtgcaaggcaggaatacaccctggagggggcgccagtccttcacagagcaacaatTGCTCACACAtttatacctatggacacttgagtcgctaatccacctaccaacgtgtgtttttggaccatgggaggaaaccggagtaccagGAGGTGctaagagattttttttttcatttagtcTTTGCTCAAATGTAAGAACAGTGTTAGAGGATGTGCATTGGATaatgattttcaaaaaaaattgaaaaaaggATTTATATTCCCCCGCCATTAAGgggacatttttatttatttattttcataaagtTTCATACCCAAGTTGTTGGACAATCCAGTGCAGGTGGGGTTTATCTGAGGCCTGTCATTAACATTCcagtctgagttttttttttttaaattaaatattgctTGCCAAGATAGAGCCCAACAGCCAAGAGAGGGAGTACTTCTAATAGATTTCAGTGAGTCTAACAAAAAAATCTGACCACTTTCAAAACATGTCACCCAAGTCATGTAAAACAACACCGGTACATTTTGTTCTTCAAGTTCTTGTATACAAAACAAGGGAGTTTACACAGAGCTGCATGTTGCAAACTCTGCCAAAAAATGATTCATATCTCTTAGCCACAGATTTTTCTCTTTGTGATTTCCCATCAGCTTTTGCTGGTTTCATTTGGGCAACAATGAGAACATAGTTCTTTAGCTTGAGATGATAATCACATTTTACTATTATAAACCAATCTTATTTACTGATGGCAATATTCTTAGTTTGTTTGTACAATGTCCAAATGTAACCCTTTTCATATTTCTAGTGAATGTGGCTAATTCAATGGTGCTCTCATAGCTTGtgtcaacaaaaaaaacattgccaATAGAATGGGACCCTGTAAAAGCTACACTTGGGCCTAAGATAACCATATCTGTGTTTCAGTTTGACTTTAACTTGCCCATGCCCAAACTTAGCATACATAGCATCACACATGTGGCCACTAAGTACAAGGGGAGGAGGGGTCAAGGAGGACCAGGTTTTTTAATTGGAACATACTCTCCCTTggcaacaaacacaaatatgtaTGTTGGTGAACAGATTTCTTTGGTGGTTTGCACCTTAGGTTAGTAGGCTATGGACTCTACACTGTCATATTGATTAAAATGTATAGATTTCAATGAGTGATGGGAGGGGCTGAACAAATAGTAATTCTTCATAACCTAACCACAGTGGCATggtggtgttgcagtcacacagctccagagacctggaggttttgggttctattcccgctccaggtgactgcctgtgaggagtttggtgtgttctccccatgtccgtgtgggtttcctccgggtgctccggtttcctcccacagtctaaaaatacacgttggtaggtggagtgactcaaatgtgtccgtacccaccgcgaccctgaactggataagcggttacagataatgaatgaatgaacttcagTGCACATAGAAATGAAATTATTCTTAAGGTGGGATTAAGTCTAGGAGTCCCTGACGAGGTAAAGTGGTCAAGGGCAAGTTAAAAccagaaataaaacacagggCATATGTTCAAGTGTGTGATAGAGGAGAATCAAGCCTTCCAGCAAGTGGAGCATGATTGAGTTTTTTTGGCTAAATGATTCTTACAGCAATACTTGGGCATCTGTACAGCTTTTCCAGAAAACTAGAAGCTGCTTCTGCTGCCAAAggttgaaaaaaataaagggtATAGAGAAGGTTCCCGCAAAATTTTGGACCTACAGACATGTTCAAGTGTTATTCCTAAACTTGGTTTTAAAGTTGCTTTGCCAATTGGTCCCAAGACTTGGCTTAATATTTTACCATGAAACCAGTGAGTGTATTTTGGTAGCTATCTGTCCTAGGTACAAGTTTTGAAAAAGAGTCAGTTGCCCTTATCTACATGGGATGTGCAGCTCTAATGTATTTGTTATCTTTTGAATGATTACAGCTAATAGACCTGACCAGTCACTTCCTGCCATGCCTGGTTTCCAAGCCAGTCCCAGCTCGAACTGTATAGAGCAGAGCACTGAGTGGAGTGCTTGCTCACATACCTGTGGCCCGGGGATATCCACACGAGTGACCAACCAGAACCCGGCCTGCAAGCTGGAGAAACAAATCAGACTGTGCAAGGTCCGACCTTGCTACACCTTCCCTGTTAGGAGTCCAGTGGTAAGTCCTGCTTCTGGCAAGTTCAACCTGAAGTCAGCAAACCACAGCCTGACAAAATATTTGACATTGACTTAATGGGCATATCAGGGAGAACTGAACGCACaacacagactgtagtccatctgttgctctgcatacatttttagcaccatttcaccatgttcttaAATGCTCAGGAACCCTAAAAGACCACCAAAGAGCATGTTGTATCATATTCAgtgctgctgtaacactgatgtgtggtggtggtatgttagtgtgtgttgaactGGTCTGAGTTGATCAGACAAAACAGTGCCACTGGAGTTTGTGAAACACTATGCCCAGTATGATCAGTTTAAGGGTGAGTTGGTAATGGTGAGCAAAGTATCtgtacattttatcagctaTTTCTGGATTCTGGATTTACATTGATGATGTAGCTGTGTCTCCTTCATCTCTCGTCCATAATCTCCTCGATTTAACACTTCCGTTCAGTACCCATATCCACTCTGTAGTTAAAACTTCATTCATCCACTTGcataccatctctctctctgaaacccTTATCCACACTCATTTGCAGCCATTTGGAGTACTGCAACTCCCTTCTAACTGGTATCTGCTCCTCATCCATTCACAAAATCCAGATGGTCTTCTTACCCACACCCAAGTACATTACCATAATATACCCATTTTTACTGGCTTCCGGATAAATATAACATTCAATTAAATTTTTTCTAGTTACCTATTAAACTTTAAATCTTTCTCCTTCATTTCTCTCTGATCTTCTAATGTCCTACACAGCAAATTCGCCATTGTTAAGCATTATTAACACTGAGAGTATTGACAAgcttacatttttacattaatggtgttgatttaacactgatgaatttgctgtgtataaacCCTCCCATACCTTCTGGTCTTTTACTGATGGGTTAATCACCATTCCTCCATTTAATCTGCAAGGCTTTGGTGCCTGAGCGTTTTCTAGATCTGTGCATTGACTCTGCAGTTTACTTCCTCCACTGGCTCAACATTCTATATCTCTGTCCATATTTTAATCTAATCTGAAATCATATCTCTTTACACTTGTACATAATCTACCTCCAGCCCTATCCATACCTGCCCTGCTCAGTCTAACACTGTCCATGTGTacgttttactgttttcttttaatatgGTGCTTTATGTATTGTAACTGCAATTGTATTCTTAGGGTTCTACGCACTGTGTTGCTTTTGTAAGgatatttctttttcttattctgATTTTTCTCCTGAAAACCTTCTTGTACAGAAGAGACCGTAGGCCATAAAAACACCAGACTTGAAAGGTAGATGTAGCGTGTGTGCATCTTGGTGGGCAACAAAAATGACACTGATTGGCCTTATAgaggcgctatagcaaagggcaATGTGCCAAGATCTGTATTTTCTATCCCATGTGATGTAGAAacaaaatactttttttctCCTGATTCCTCACGTCTGACCCTACAAAACTAGTCTATATCTTCTGCATTTAGATTTTTAACTAATTTGAATAATATTTTAGGCACAAACAAGTCCCTGGAAATATATCccatatggacatatgtggtatcagcagaatcctaagaaaaTGAACTTTAATAACTATCAAAACAGtgttggaatttcatcactgcatgtcttccagactccgcccaaaaCATGGGTGGAGTTCGCATTCTAAAAATgagacaaatacagctatatcTCACAAACGCTTTCCCCGAAAGTTACAAAACTTCACATGGTTGAACCCTAAAGGGTTCTCTTATGTTAGGATACGCTTATGTTATGATGCAAAGTTAAGTCTAGGGGGTGCTATAACAACTAAAAAATTGTTACACAACACAGGATTATCCTATTGATGGTATCCGAGCAATCAGTTATCAGATTCTAtgatgatgatgtcatattTGAAAAAACATGTCTGCCATTGACAGCTGATTTCAGCAGCTATTTTACAACCATATCAAGGTCCAATAATCATGAAACTTGGCAAAGTACATACATTTCATAATGCTAGCCACTAATGGGCATCATTCACATTTTCCACATTTGTGACTACTCTGCATAGTGTCACAAAAATAtgcaattaaaattattttcaaaaaatgCTTTTCCTCATTTGTCAGGTATTTGGAAAGTAATTGCTGGATCTTCATTGTATCAACAAATTGGTCTTGTCACAATCCAGACTGCTTGTAGGTAAATACTCAAAAAGTTTGGACATGCCATTGctgcaatattttaatgaaGCAACATGTGTGGAGCTTTATATATTCTTTCAGCATTAACTGAAACAAATAAAGCCCAATTGAGACCCAACTTCACAGACTTATGTAGGGCCTTACTGTGAatacagtggcggatgctggtctttcaaggaggggaagctcaatttcggcctgattcgctcatttcgctgtcaatcaaaaagggattcagcctcagacagatcatccaatcatcatgcagaagctgagcgtccgggccagccgaggccagcccactgccccatagacccccagagacgctgagcgtccgatgggcgggacaaagcccagcatttatccaatgactcgtctcgtttcactgcactttgctgcttcgctatGAACTccgtggacgctcagcgtcctcactgtttaaagcactgcgggaatgattgagaggaaaggtgtttaccagtgataagaagctgattctgaacaaaagttgagcgcgttgtagtgcatatttattcaatgacatgtacacacaacagtatatatttgatcatttattttttgacattttaggggaagctgggcttcccttgcagtcttagagcaatcgcctctggttaAATATGACTAGCATCCACTAACAAGGTGTGCTACAATAGGACAATGATTGTAGCATGagctttttttgtgttatagcaccatctaggaatgcagtaGCACCtcaatttaatcatgtcatctgatTCTCATATTGGTCATGAATGTGAAGTTTTGTAATTTTTGGGAAAAGCTTTTCTGAGTTACAGCTCTATTTGTGTGATTTGTGCTCCATCCCTGTTATTGAGAGGGGCTTGGAAGCCACTCAGTGATGAAAGTCCaatgtttaataattaaataattattaaagtttgaGTCCTTAGAATTCTGATGATATCACATATGTCCATATCGGGAGACTAGTTTGTATTCAAATATATGTATTTGCATTTCTAAGCAGAATGGCAATAACTGGTCAGCAGACTACAcaataatgattaaatatatattatttaacactaataattttgatttaaaaCTGGTAAATTTGCTGCATAGTGCAATGTAGCGTAACTTTACAACAACCATTTCTCAAGCCATGGAGCTAAGATAAATTGTCATGAAAGTAACACggtttttgtgttttaaggATTAAACTACAAATAAATTGTTATAAGTAGCCATCAGGCAATATTCACAATAATCCTGATCACAAAACACCTAAGATCAGGTAATCATAATCTCACACTTACAGAAGGGACACAGTAGTCTCATGTTTAAACCTCAGTTTATCCAATCAGTTTTCAGCGTGGGAAGAATGAATGGCCTGGGACACCTGACTCAGTGTTCATTTTCCCCACTCCAGATTTAACCTGTAGTGAAAAATCTCTCAGCCTGTAAGGTGTGCACACAAGTTCCAATGCTCCTCATGTTCTTCACTTCTTATTTTTTTGCCTGTAACTATTAGATAGGATGACCATCCCTTAGCGTATTGGGTGAGATGTCCTTGGGGAATGTAAAAAGCCAATAATTAGTAAATATCTGTCCCTATCCATGAAAACTGgtctaaataaataagaatgaatgaatggttgtaTTTATACGAAACCTAAAAATTCTAGCATCAgtttcagaaatgaaaaaagtgacacctctgtgtttaatctaaactggtttattttcaaaagctaaaAACTATGATTTACCTAAAAAACAATGGAATGTTGAACCTATCTTTTAATTtagctgtttcttttttttccccttcagtgGCCAAGAAAATGCCAGTCCAGCTACAGGTCAGCAGTTCCCATGCGGCTGGTCCACCAGGGCTGCTACAGCACACGTTTGTACCGGCCACGGTACTGCGGTTATTGCACAGATGGCCGCTGCTGCACACCTTACAGCACTCACACAATCATTGTACCTTTTCACTGCCGGGGCGGTCACCTTGTCCATCAAGCCATCATGATGATCAGTTCCTGCATCTGCCACTACAACTGCCCATACTCACCTGGTGCCACCTACAGCAGGCCTGCATTCTGGCACTAGAAGCTTTCCCCATTTGTGCACTGATTTTGTGCACTGATTTCATCATTTTACATCTCATTCCACCAGCTCCTGGCTGAAAGGGCACTGGTGTGACTTTACCTGTTTCGACATTAAAAAGCACTTTACACATCACACTTGATTGACTAACTGGATACTGCCCTACCATAAAGAGTACAGTTCTAAACATTTGGAACACTGTGCTATTtagtgtttttgtaaatataaaagtatTTTGAAAAGCAATGCCTGCAACACATCCCAAATTGTGGGAATATGTCAGAGGAGAAAGGATTAGCTGAGTCTCACTACTTCAATGCATCAATGTATATTCCAACAGTTTAGAGCAAGATGATTGCAAGTACTTCATGTAATTTAAAACCTATTTCACTGCTATAGTAGTGTTTAAAAGGCAAGCAAAAAGCTGGATGCATGGACCTTTGATCCCTCAGATGCCATTGCATTTAAAACTTTGAAAAAACACTGCAAGAACTCTGAAATACTTGGTTAAATTTGTGGCCAATATACACCTTTTGCTGCTTCATTGACTGTTGCTTACTATATAACCATGGAACCCAAACGTCAGCAAGGTCCAGATATGCTGCCGATGTCTCTGCAGAGCCCTCTGGGTttgagctcatctgagatgaaGTGATGcatgtgtaaaaatgtattttgtcttgATGATTTAACCTCTCCAGTTCATTGGAGACACCATGTTTTCTAGGCTATcctttaatatatgttttagtGCCTTAGGCAGGAGTAACTTGCAACATAAATGTTAAAGATTATCAAAGCAACTTAGACTGCCTTTAAAACATCTTTTAAGTGGAAGTTCAGGCTTATTTCAACATGGCAAGCTGTCTCCTTGTGATAAGGCCTCTggtcactgtctttgaggagtttggttggttctccttgtgtctctgTGGGCCTCCTCTGGAtactttttatacattttattcccacagtccaaagacacatttTGGTAGTTTGATAGGTGGCAGAATTAAGTTGAATTAATTTTAAGAGGAAAGGTGATATAACACTGCTGCAAACATGCTTTTGTCCTCATTTTTAGAATGCGTTGCAAGCATTACATTTggaatgattatttttttaatgaaaaccaTATACATTTCATGATGTAAAGCCAATACATTTACAGTTTTCAACAAGAATTATTTATCGCTGCTTTCTGTATTTGAGTATTTCACCTACATCCTCCATGTTATGAAACTGTTGCTTGCATGTGTGCCAGCTGAGATTTGACTGCCCTTAGAGGTGAGTGGCTTCTTAAGGCTGGATCAGCCATTTTTGCACTTATAGCCAGTTTGTTTAGAAATATTGTGGTCATAATTTTGCCATGTTATTGAGAAGAGAACAATGAAATCATGGAAGCTCCAGATTGTCTGTTAACACTTAGCTAGGTATGTATGATGGCAGCTATTACTCCTGAACTAGTGCCTACAGCCTCCATGTTAAACCTGATTACTGTTGCTTGTACAATAATTGCAACTGAGTGATACTCCTTGGTATTGTACTGTTGACCTGTAGCCTTTGATTATTTGAATGTTCTGAGTGAAACTGAGATGGGcctatttttaaaagaaatattgcCAACTGGATTTTGGTTTCTGGTTTGGATTCAATTCTGAGACTTTCTGTCAATCTTCCAATTGTGAATACAGAATCAGCTACCttgaaaataaagacaaaaaaatacaaaaaaaaagaccctaaagcactttgaattaaTTTAGTGATATGTTGTACCTGCAGtgtgatgtttttaaatatctctTTCTACAATATATAGGATAATCGGGGTGAGAA from Hoplias malabaricus isolate fHopMal1 chromosome 5, fHopMal1.hap1, whole genome shotgun sequence encodes:
- the ccn5 gene encoding WNT1-inducible-signaling pathway protein 2 — encoded protein: MSGQEAVAPAASHITLQDTVLAGMDVQMPQTHALLLAILLYLCCQPQVCCQQCNGTCQCPLSEPICSKDVPLVLDGCGCCRVCARQKGESCSEVLICDKKHGLQCDYSASFPGEPGECVREEELGCELNGISYQDGEVFQPSCATRCRCVAGGVTCIPLCKDDIRLPTSDCPHPQRVQLPGKCCKEWVCDHMDNSLFQDPQTANRPDQSLPAMPGFQASPSSNCIEQSTEWSACSHTCGPGISTRVTNQNPACKLEKQIRLCKVRPCYTFPVRSPVWPRKCQSSYRSAVPMRLVHQGCYSTRLYRPRYCGYCTDGRCCTPYSTHTIIVPFHCRGGHLVHQAIMMISSCICHYNCPYSPGATYSRPAFWH